A single genomic interval of Lynx canadensis isolate LIC74 chromosome A2, mLynCan4.pri.v2, whole genome shotgun sequence harbors:
- the EFNA2 gene encoding ephrin-A2 — translation MPGERPSCSPPPPPGLPARTAGPRFHAGAADDGGGYTVEVSINDYLDIYCPHYGAPLPPAERMEHYVLYMVNGEGHASCDHRQRGFKRWECNRPAAPGGPLKFSEKFQLFTPFSLGFEFRPGHEYYYISATPPNAVDRPCLRLKVYVRPTNETLYEAPEPIFTSNNSCSGLGACQLVLSTVPVLWTLLGS, via the exons ATGCCCGGCGAG CGCCCCTcgtgctccccgccccccccccccggcctccccGCGCGGACCGCGGGGCCCAGGTTCCACGCGGGCGCGGCGGACGACGGCGGGGGCTACACGGTGGAGGTCAGCATCAACGACTACTTGGACATCTACTGCCCGCACTACGGGGCGCCGCTGCCGCCGGCCGAGCGCATGGAGCACTACGTGCTGTACATGGTCAACGGCGAGGGCCACGCGTCCTGCGACCACCGGCAGCGCGGCTTCAAGCGCTGGGAGTGCAACCGGCCCGCGGCGCCCGGGGGGCCGCTCAAGTTCTCGGAGAAGTTCCAGCTCTTCACGCCCTTCTCCCTCGGCTTCGAGTTCCGTCCGGGCCACGAGTACTACTACATCT CTGCCACACCGCCCAATGCTGTGGACCGACCCTGCCTGAGGCTGAAGGTTTACGTGCGGCCAACCA ACGAGACCCTGTACGAGGCCCCGGAGCCCATCTTCACCAGCAATAACTCGTGCAGTGGCTTGGGCGCCTGCCAGCTGGTCCTCAGCACCGTCCCTGTGCTGTGGACCCTCCTGGGCTCCTAG